From Inquilinus sp. Marseille-Q2685, the proteins below share one genomic window:
- the gspM gene encoding type II secretion system protein GspM encodes MNIDLSPAARRLIAVGLLLLALVGIGAGFAAGAVAIRDADDTAAGLRQELALLARLSLTRDRLEERRAALVAAAGGETPALQGATPAIAGAALQQLVAGVVAAQGGRVDSMTVLPAVEDPGGYSRVGLRASFGARIEALRAILQAFEAGAPPLFIPAFTIRTESTEGEEDPELTVSVDVYGVMRRPEGS; translated from the coding sequence GCCTGCTGCTGCTGGCGCTGGTAGGCATCGGCGCCGGCTTCGCCGCCGGGGCGGTCGCCATCCGCGACGCCGACGACACCGCCGCCGGGCTGCGCCAGGAGCTGGCGCTGCTGGCCCGGCTGTCGCTGACCCGCGACCGGCTGGAGGAGCGCCGCGCCGCCCTGGTCGCCGCGGCGGGCGGGGAGACGCCGGCGCTGCAGGGCGCCACCCCGGCGATCGCCGGCGCGGCACTGCAGCAGCTGGTCGCCGGCGTCGTCGCCGCCCAGGGCGGCCGGGTCGACAGCATGACGGTGCTGCCGGCGGTGGAGGACCCCGGCGGCTACAGCCGGGTCGGGCTGCGCGCCAGCTTCGGCGCCCGGATCGAGGCGCTGCGCGCCATCCTGCAGGCCTTCGAGGCCGGGGCGCCGCCGCTGTTCATCCCCGCCTTCACCATCCGCACCGAATCGACCGAGGGCGAGGAGGACCCGGAGCTGACGGTCTCGGTCGACGTCTATGGCGTGATGCGCCGGCCGGAGGGCAGTTGA